A region of the Burkholderia savannae genome:
CGAGGTGCGTGCGATGCAGACGATCTATGACGACCAGTCCGGCTTGCAGGACCGTTTCGCGGGAACCGGGCGGCTCGCCGCGCAGACGGCCGCGCATTTCGGCGTGTGCGGATTGGCCGCGCGCGCGAGCGGGCAGGCGCGCGACGTGCGCGTCGACCATCGGCTCGCGCCGTACGACGCGGTGCCCGTCGAAGCGCACGGCGACCCACGCGGCGACGTCGCCGCGCGGGTTGCCGTGCGCTTTGCCGAGACGTACGAATCGGTGCGCGCGATTCGCGCGCTGCTCGACGATCTGCCGGGCGGCGCGATCGCGGCCGAGATCGAGCTCGCCGCGATCGCGCCGGGCAACCCGGAGGAGGCGACGGAGGCGGGAAGGGCGGAGGCGGCGGCAGGCGCCGCCCACGATGCGCGGCGCGGCGTCGGCTGGATAGAAGGCTGGCGCGGCCCGGTGCTCGTCGCGCTCGAGCTCGACGCGCGCGGCGCCGTCGCGCGTTGCCATTGCCACGATCCGTCGTGGCAGAACTGGCCCGCGCTCGAGCATGCGATCATCGGCAACATCGTTGCCGACTTCCCGTTGATCAACAAGTCGTTCAACCTGAACTACGCGGGGCACGACCTGTAATGTGGCAGCTCATCAAACAGATCGCGCGCACCGGCCGGCCGGACGAGCCCGCGCCGGCGGGCGAGGACGCGTGGCAGCGGGACGCGCGGCGTATCCGGCAGGAGATTCTCGACATCCTCGGGCGCGCGCTGAGCATCCGCGCGATCGACGCCGGCTCGTGCAACGGCTGCGAGCTCGAACTGCACGCGCTCGGCAATCCGTACTACAACATCGAAGGATTGGGGATCAAGTTCGTCGCAAGCCCGCGGCATGCGGACATGCTGCTGATCACCGGGCCGCTCACGCTCAACATGCGCGACGCGGTGCGCCTCGCGTACGAGGCGACGCCCGCGCCGAAGCTCGTCGTGGCGGCGGGCGACTGCGCGTGCACGGGCGGCGTGTTCGCCGACAGCTACGCGGTGTGCGGGCCCGTCGAGAAGCTCGTGCCGGTCGACCTGACGATTCCGGGCTGCCCGCCGCGGCCGATCGACTTGCTGCGCGGGATTCGCGGCGCGCTTGAGCGAGCGCGCCCGGGCGGGCGTTGATTCCCCGACTTCCTCGACGCACCCGGGCGCTCCGGGCGCTCCGGGCGAGACAAGGCCGCGTGCGGGTTCGGATTCGAATCGATTCCGGCACGCCGGCGGCCGGTGCGCCGCGCGACATCGCGCGCCGGGCTTCGACACGGCGATTCCTCTTCGCATCGACATACGTTCAAACCGTTCGATCGGCGTTCGGCGAAGGCCGGCGGGGCTGCGCGCCCGATCTGCGAACGTATCCATTCCGTCTGTAGGGGAATTCCTACGGCTGTTGCGCATAATCCTACGCTGCTCTCGTCTTTTGCTGATTTCCAATCAGGCACTTTTTATCGCACCCTTCACGGATCGAAAAATACAAAAATTGCCGCGCCTGCTTGAAGCTGTACTTGATCCGGTCTCTCGCCAGTTTCCCGAAAGACGCGAACACTCACCGCGACGGCCGGGTTCGGCCGAGCGAGCAACGCAATAGAAAGGCACGAAGTCGATGGGATTACTGCGGAGTTTTCGAGCCTGGTGCAAGCTGCGGCGCCTGCCGCCGATCAAGATCGAGACGAAAGCGGCCGAAGCGGAGAACGAGGCCGCGACGCACGCGAAATGGGCGGTCGTCATCCGCAATGCGGACGGCGCGCGCGTCGGCGAAGCGATATACGGCCTTTCGCAATTGACCGATCGGCTGTACGTGCACAGCCTCGAGATCGCGCCGTCGGAGCGCCGGCGCGGCTACGCGCTCGCGTTCCTGATGATGCTGAATCGCTATTACAAGGTGCCGATCGTGCCGATGTCCGAGCTGCCGGGCGGCAGCCCGTTCTGGGTCACCGTGAGCAAGCTGCGGCCCGGCGGCCTCGCCGTGCAGTTCGAGCAAAGGAGCGACGCTGCGGACAAGCCGCCGCCGCGTGCGTAGCGGCGTCCGGAAACTGAGTGAAAGGAGCGGGCGGCGTTCGGCCGCCTTTTTTTGTGCGGCCGATTCGTCGATGCTCAATGCCGTGTCGTATCCGCGCCCGGAAGGGGATGCACGCTGGGCGGCGACGGGGCGCGTTGATTGCCGGCGCGGCGACGGGCGTCGTTTTGTCGTATTGTCGTTTCGGAGCGGACGCGGGCGACACGAAGATAGCGCGGCCGTCACGAAGCGATCGCATTGACGGAAGCGAATCGCTTCGCGGCAATCGGCGCTTGCACCTGTCGCTAGCCGGGTGCCGCAGCGCGATGCCGCTGGAGGCGGCATCGAAAGCGCAATCAAAGCGGCATCGAAAGCGCGTGTCGCCGCTCGCCACGCCGCGCCGGAATCGGCGGCGCGCCGACCCGCGCTGGCCGCGAAGCGCACGGCAGCCGGTGCGCGCAGCCGGCCGTCGACGCGCCTCAGGCAGCCGGCGCGTGCACGAGCAACAGTGGAATCTGCGTGAGCCGCGCGACGCGCAGCGCGACGCTGCCGAGCAGCCAGCGCGACACGCCGCGCCTGCCGTGCGTGCCCATCACGAGCAGATCGGCGGGCCAGCGGTCGGCCTCGCGGACGATCGTGTGCGCGACGTCGTCGCTCGTCCGGTCGGTGCTGACGACCGCGATGCTCGACTGACCCGGCGCTTCGTCGAGCAACTGGCGCGCGACGGCCAGCGCCTTCTCGCTTTCCTCGACGAACGCGTCCTCGAGCACGTGGATCGGCACGAAATCGGTGAGCCGCACCGCGCGGTCGATCACGTAGATCGCGCGCAGATGCGTGTCGGGCGTCGCGAATTGCGCGCCGTAGCGCAATGCGTGCGCGGCGATCGGGCTGCCGTCGGTCGCGAACATGATGCGCTTCGGCGCATGCACGGCCGATTCGACGCCGGAGGGCACGAAAAGAATCGCGCAATCCGTCCTCGCGAGCAGCGGCTCGGATACGCTGCCGTCTACCCAACGAAGCAACCCCTGATACTGATGCGAGCCGACGACGAGCAGATCGGCATTCCAGTCGCGTGTTTCGTCGAGCAGCGCGTCGACGACGTCGCCGCCTTTCTTCGCGAGGTCGACGATCGCGGTTTCGAGCGCGACGTCGGTGCGACCGAATGTGGTCGTCGCGTCGCCGAGCACGTTCGACGCATCGTTGACGAGCTCGGTGTGCGCCGCCGCAAACTCGGACGGTGCGAACGTATGCGGCAGCGTATACGCGCGCGGCGTGTCCACGACGCTGACGAAGCGTACGGCCGCGCCCGCGGGCACCACGCGCTTCAGGTAGTCGACCGCGCGCTGCGACGCCTTCGACGCGTCGATCGCGACGAGAATGCGCCCAGGCAGCGACAGCGGAGCGGGATTCGAGGTATCGGTGGGCATCGTCGACTCCATCAATGTATTGGGCGCGCCAACTATCGGGTCATTGTGCGGCACCGGCCCCGCCATTCGTTGAGCGAAATCAATCTTTTCGAGCGCCGCGAGGCGGCGCGCGGGCGGCGGGGTCGTGCCGCGTAATCGCCGCGCATGCCGCTGCGGCGCGGCGTTTCGCCGGTAACGCGATGCCGAACCGGCCGGCTTCACACGTTTTGCTCGGATCGAAGCGCCGTTGTGCGCGCAGGGGCGCGCACATAGAATAGTTGCTCGCACAATGCATCTATTCGAATCGAACGCATCGCCGTCGAGCGGCGCGCATCGGTTGTCTTGCAATGCACCGTGCGCGCCGCCGCTTTCTCCATCCGAGCGTCATCCGATAAGGACTTCCAATCATGTCGCAGCCGCATCTCCATCTTTCCCCGACCGCGATCTATCCGTTCGACGCGCGCGGCGTCGCGAAGCGATTCCGCCATGCGGCGATCTTCGGCGCGATCGACGCGCTTCAGTCCGGCGAAACCATGCGCTTCGTCAACGATCACGATCCGCTCCCGCTCCTCGAACAGATTCGGCAGCATTATGGCGAGCGGGTCGGCATCGAGTATCGGCAGCGTGAGCCCGGCGCGATCGTGATCGATTTCATCGTTCAATGACCTATGCCGGCGGTCGCGCGGGCAGTGCGCCGGCCGTCGCGACATCCCCGCTCGCCGGCTGCGACGCACCGCGTTCGGCGCGTCGCGCGCGACAGCCGGCGAGCGGCCCGCAACAAGCGATAAGCTGATCCAGACCATCATGCATTCATCCGACCGATTTCCCGATTTCTTCGACGCCGCGCCGCGCATCGCGTTGCGCGATCCGCTCGCCGCGTTCCTCGGTGCCGCGCACGACGGCGGCGCGATCGAGTACCGCTACGCGGACGTCGTGAAGCTGGCAGGGCATTCGTGTCCGACCGTCGCGTCCGCGTACCTGATGACGCGCGCGGCGCTCGGCGCGCTCTACGGCGGCATGCCCGCCGAGCGCGGCGCGATTCGCGTCGCGTTGCGCGATTCGGCGACGGAAGGCGTGACGGGCGTGGTGGCGAACGTCGTCGGCCTGCTGACGGGGGCGACGTTCGATACCGGGTTCAAGGGCATCGGCGGCCGGTTCGACCGCCGCCGTCTGTTGACGTTCGGCGAACCGATGCCGGGGCAGCTTCGCTTGACGCGCGTCGATACGAATGCGAGCGTCGGCGTGTCGGCGCGGCTCGATCGCGTGCCGGGCGATCCGCGAATCGCGAATCTGCTGCCGCGCTGTCTCGCGATGACGGCGCAGCCCGAGGACGTCGCGTTGTTCCGCGAGCTCTGGCAGGCGCGCGTGCGCCGGCTGCTGCTCGAACATGCGGACGACGCCGACGTGATCGTGCTCCACCGTTGACGCGCGATGGCGGTTGCGGCGCGGCGCATCCGACGCGCGCTGCGGAACCGGCGTCGCGCTTGCATGTCGGCGTCCGGCGGACGGCGCTCGCTTGCGGCGTCGGCGAACGGATGCCGCGAGCAAGCGGCAGGCCGAAAGCGGCAAATCAAACGTCGCTCGACGAACGCCGCCTAACCGACGACCAGCTTCGTCGAAGCGAGCATCAGCGGCAGCCCGGCGAGCGCAAGCCCGGTCGACACGAGGATCATGCCGGCGATGTCCTCGGTCGGGCCGTCGTACTGCTGCGCGATCAGATGGCTCAGCACCGCGACGGGCATCGTGCAATGAACGACGAATGCGCCCGCGGCGACGCTCGGCAGCCCGAGCAGCAACGCGAGCGCGAGCCCGACGCCGAGCCCGCCCGCGACCCGCACGACCGCGAGCACCGCC
Encoded here:
- a CDS encoding NADH-quinone oxidoreductase subunit B family protein; this encodes MWQLIKQIARTGRPDEPAPAGEDAWQRDARRIRQEILDILGRALSIRAIDAGSCNGCELELHALGNPYYNIEGLGIKFVASPRHADMLLITGPLTLNMRDAVRLAYEATPAPKLVVAAGDCACTGGVFADSYAVCGPVEKLVPVDLTIPGCPPRPIDLLRGIRGALERARPGGR
- a CDS encoding universal stress protein; translation: MESTMPTDTSNPAPLSLPGRILVAIDASKASQRAVDYLKRVVPAGAAVRFVSVVDTPRAYTLPHTFAPSEFAAAHTELVNDASNVLGDATTTFGRTDVALETAIVDLAKKGGDVVDALLDETRDWNADLLVVGSHQYQGLLRWVDGSVSEPLLARTDCAILFVPSGVESAVHAPKRIMFATDGSPIAAHALRYGAQFATPDTHLRAIYVIDRAVRLTDFVPIHVLEDAFVEESEKALAVARQLLDEAPGQSSIAVVSTDRTSDDVAHTIVREADRWPADLLVMGTHGRRGVSRWLLGSVALRVARLTQIPLLLVHAPAA
- a CDS encoding DUF2249 domain-containing protein, whose protein sequence is MSQPHLHLSPTAIYPFDARGVAKRFRHAAIFGAIDALQSGETMRFVNDHDPLPLLEQIRQHYGERVGIEYRQREPGAIVIDFIVQ